Proteins encoded by one window of Phenylobacterium soli:
- a CDS encoding alpha/beta fold hydrolase: protein MPKLERDGVQLYYEVHGEGPALLLTHGFSATSQMWKGQIDTLAPHFQVITWDMRGHGQSDYPADPKAYSEEATVADMAALLDRVGARTAVVGGLSLGGYMSLAFHRRHPERVRGLLIIDTGPGYKNDEARAGWNANAIARAERYDEKGLGDLSKASAEVQAAHHRDATGLAHAARGMLTQRDAQVIESLPAIAVPTIVIVGENDTPFLAASDYMAAKIPGAKKAVIPNAGHAANIDNPKAFNAALLDFLKAARLIEAA from the coding sequence ATGCCCAAGCTCGAACGTGACGGAGTCCAGCTCTATTACGAGGTCCACGGCGAGGGTCCCGCCCTCCTCTTGACCCACGGCTTCTCGGCCACCTCCCAGATGTGGAAGGGCCAGATCGACACCCTCGCGCCCCACTTTCAGGTGATCACCTGGGACATGCGCGGCCACGGCCAGAGCGACTATCCCGCCGATCCGAAGGCCTATTCCGAAGAGGCCACCGTCGCCGACATGGCCGCCCTGCTGGACAGGGTGGGCGCTCGCACCGCCGTCGTCGGCGGACTGTCGCTGGGCGGCTACATGAGCCTCGCCTTCCACCGCCGCCATCCCGAGCGCGTGCGCGGCCTGCTGATCATCGACACCGGCCCCGGCTACAAGAACGATGAGGCGCGCGCCGGCTGGAACGCCAACGCCATCGCCCGCGCCGAGCGCTATGACGAGAAGGGCCTCGGCGATCTCTCCAAGGCCAGCGCCGAGGTGCAGGCCGCCCACCACCGGGACGCCACGGGCCTCGCCCACGCCGCGCGGGGCATGCTCACCCAGCGCGACGCCCAGGTGATCGAGAGCCTGCCCGCCATCGCCGTGCCCACGATTGTCATCGTCGGCGAGAACGACACCCCGTTCCTGGCGGCCTCGGACTACATGGCCGCCAAGATCCCAGGCGCGAAGAAGGCGGTGATCCCAAACGCCGGCCACGCGGCCAACATCGACAACCCGAAGGCGTTCAACGCGGCCCTGCTCGACTTCCTGAAGGCCGCCCGCCTCATCGAAGCGGCCTGA
- a CDS encoding sensor histidine kinase, whose translation MLERLRRVVITTSPTLAQVLWFGLAPAVFAILLRELLNPALGDRAPYVTVFPALLVAALWGGRWAGLICLVLTGAATAWLFVPPRYSFLLKTDDLASLVAFVGSGGVIVLVSLILRRALRDLTLARERETLLVHELQHRVKNNLAIVQSLASQTARTSQRLEDFLPAFNERLMALARVHNLLLESHHRGVELRALAEASLAPYVDGDRRVLIEGGPACVSAESAVSVALALHELATNAVKYGALSDAHGRVRLSWTSRDPRHPDEALLEWTEHDGPRVAEPSRTGFGSRLLKLGVDSSSRGRVVFDLKPNGLTWRAPVRLLNA comes from the coding sequence GTGCTGGAGAGGCTGCGCCGCGTCGTCATCACCACCTCGCCGACCCTGGCGCAGGTGCTCTGGTTCGGCCTGGCCCCGGCGGTGTTCGCGATCCTGCTGCGCGAGCTGCTCAACCCGGCCCTCGGCGACCGCGCGCCCTATGTCACGGTGTTTCCGGCCCTGCTCGTCGCGGCCCTCTGGGGCGGGCGCTGGGCTGGCCTGATCTGCCTCGTCCTCACCGGCGCGGCCACCGCCTGGCTGTTCGTGCCGCCGCGATACAGCTTCCTGCTGAAGACCGACGACCTGGCCTCGCTCGTGGCCTTCGTCGGGTCCGGCGGCGTCATCGTGCTGGTCAGCCTGATCCTGCGCCGCGCCCTGCGCGACCTCACCCTCGCCCGCGAACGCGAGACCCTGCTGGTGCACGAGCTGCAGCACCGGGTGAAGAACAACCTGGCCATCGTCCAGAGCCTGGCCTCCCAGACCGCCCGCACGTCTCAGCGGCTGGAGGACTTCCTGCCGGCCTTCAACGAGCGGCTGATGGCGCTGGCGCGGGTGCACAACCTGCTTCTGGAGTCGCACCATCGCGGGGTCGAGCTCCGGGCGCTCGCCGAGGCCTCGCTGGCGCCCTACGTCGACGGCGACCGGCGGGTGTTGATCGAGGGCGGCCCGGCCTGCGTCTCGGCCGAGAGCGCGGTGTCGGTGGCCCTGGCGCTGCACGAGCTCGCCACCAATGCCGTCAAGTACGGCGCCCTGTCCGACGCCCACGGCCGGGTGCGGCTGTCCTGGACCTCGCGCGATCCGCGCCATCCCGACGAGGCGCTGCTGGAATGGACCGAGCACGACGGCCCCCGCGTGGCCGAGCCCAGCCGGACCGGCTTCGGCTCGCGCCTCCTCAAGCTGGGGGTCGACAGTTCCAGCCGAGGACGCGTGGTGTTCGACCTCAAGCCGAACGGCCTCACCTGGCGCGCGCCGGTGCGTCTGCTGAACGCCTGA
- the phoU gene encoding phosphate signaling complex protein PhoU: MEHTFKAVDEQLQGLFRDVGVMGDLAVAQLRGAVTAFVANDTASAAAIAAGDARLDEMDADIERRAVRFIALHQPMADDLRAPITAMKTAMNLERCGDLAKNLAKRTAQQKGPPSQAQAKGLTDLGMLVADRLAEVMIAYRNADAGKAKVVWERDTDIDELHEKVFRHILTDMSGDPKSIEASTDLLFITKNLERVGDHATNIAELIYYQATGEELSDRPKAG, translated from the coding sequence ATGGAACATACGTTCAAGGCCGTCGACGAGCAGCTCCAGGGGCTGTTCCGCGACGTGGGCGTCATGGGCGACCTGGCCGTCGCCCAGCTGCGGGGCGCGGTGACCGCCTTCGTGGCCAACGACACCGCCTCGGCCGCGGCCATCGCCGCCGGCGACGCCAGGCTCGACGAGATGGACGCCGACATCGAGCGCCGTGCGGTCCGATTCATCGCGCTGCACCAGCCGATGGCCGACGATCTGCGGGCCCCGATCACGGCCATGAAGACGGCCATGAACCTCGAGCGCTGCGGCGACCTCGCCAAGAACCTCGCCAAGCGCACCGCCCAGCAGAAGGGCCCGCCATCTCAGGCGCAGGCGAAGGGACTGACCGATCTCGGAATGCTGGTCGCCGACCGTCTGGCCGAGGTGATGATTGCCTACCGCAACGCGGACGCGGGCAAGGCCAAGGTGGTCTGGGAGCGCGACACCGACATCGACGAACTGCACGAGAAGGTGTTCCGCCACATCCTCACGGACATGTCCGGCGATCCGAAGTCGATCGAGGCCTCCACCGACCTGCTCTTCATCACCAAGAACCTGGAGCGGGTGGGCGACCACGCCACCAACATCGCCGAGCTGATCTACTACCAGGCCACGGGCGAGGAGCTGTCGGACCGCCCCAAGGCGGGGTGA
- the pstB gene encoding phosphate ABC transporter ATP-binding protein PstB translates to MTVQTFEVPDTAETRILALPGEEVVIQAKGLNFFYGAKQSLFDVSVGFKRKAVTALIGPSGCGKSTLLRTLNRMYSLYPGQRAEGQVLLDGEDILGRGVDLAALRARVGMVFQKPTPFPMSIYDNVAYGVRLYEKLSKGDMAQRVEESLRRAALWDEVKDKLKDSGLGLSGGQQQRLCVARAIAVKPEVLLLDEPASALDPISTARLEETISELKSDYTVVIVTHNMGQAARLSDHTGFMYLGKMIEFGETEQVFTNPATSRARDYITGRFG, encoded by the coding sequence ATGACCGTCCAGACCTTCGAGGTTCCCGACACTGCGGAGACCCGCATTCTGGCCCTGCCGGGCGAGGAGGTGGTGATCCAGGCGAAGGGGCTGAACTTCTTCTACGGGGCCAAGCAGTCGCTGTTCGATGTCAGCGTCGGGTTCAAGCGCAAGGCGGTGACCGCGCTGATCGGCCCGTCCGGCTGCGGCAAGTCCACCCTGCTGCGCACCCTGAACCGCATGTACTCGCTCTATCCGGGCCAGCGGGCCGAGGGCCAGGTGCTGCTCGACGGCGAGGACATCCTCGGCCGCGGGGTGGACCTCGCCGCGCTGCGCGCCCGGGTCGGCATGGTGTTCCAGAAGCCGACGCCGTTCCCGATGTCGATCTACGACAACGTCGCCTACGGCGTGCGCCTCTACGAGAAGCTGTCCAAGGGCGACATGGCCCAGCGGGTGGAGGAGAGCCTGCGCCGCGCCGCCCTGTGGGACGAGGTGAAGGACAAGCTGAAGGACAGCGGCCTTGGCCTGTCCGGCGGTCAGCAGCAGCGCCTGTGCGTCGCCCGCGCCATCGCCGTGAAGCCCGAGGTGCTGCTGCTCGACGAGCCGGCCTCGGCGCTCGACCCGATCTCCACGGCCCGCCTGGAAGAGACCATCAGCGAGCTGAAGAGCGACTACACCGTGGTGATCGTCACCCACAACATGGGCCAGGCCGCGCGTCTCTCCGACCACACCGGCTTCATGTACCTCGGCAAGATGATCGAGTTCGGCGAGACCGAGCAGGTGTTCACCAACCCGGCCACCAGCCGGGCCCGTGACTACATCACCGGCCGCTTCGGGTAG
- the pstA gene encoding phosphate ABC transporter permease PstA → MSAGSPRLSRRAAEYAFLVFCWLATGLALVALAAILWALFKQGVGGLNLAVFTRSTPAPGSEGGLLNAILGSVMMCVVAMAGAVAVGVMAGTWLAEFAKDSAYGKVVRFVNDVLLSAPSILVGLFVYELLVRPMKGFSGYAGAAALALLAIPVIVRTTEDVLRLQPVALREASVALGAPVWKTILAVVWKAAQGGMLTGALLAFARISGETAPLLFTALNNQFLSLDLGKPTANLPVVIFQYALSAYDDWRRLAWAGAMLIAVAVLAVTIIARLSTREPKRS, encoded by the coding sequence ATGAGCGCGGGATCCCCGAGACTTTCCAGGCGCGCGGCGGAGTACGCCTTCCTGGTCTTCTGCTGGCTGGCCACCGGCCTCGCTCTGGTGGCGCTCGCGGCCATCCTGTGGGCGCTGTTCAAGCAGGGCGTCGGCGGGCTGAACCTCGCGGTGTTCACCAGGTCGACCCCGGCGCCGGGCTCGGAAGGCGGCCTGCTCAACGCCATCCTCGGTTCGGTGATGATGTGCGTCGTCGCCATGGCCGGGGCGGTGGCGGTGGGCGTCATGGCCGGCACCTGGCTGGCCGAGTTCGCCAAGGACAGCGCCTACGGCAAGGTGGTGCGCTTCGTGAATGACGTGCTGCTATCGGCCCCGTCGATCCTGGTCGGCCTGTTCGTCTACGAGCTGCTCGTGCGGCCGATGAAGGGCTTCTCGGGCTATGCGGGGGCCGCGGCCCTGGCGCTGCTCGCCATCCCGGTCATCGTCCGCACCACCGAGGACGTGCTGCGGCTGCAGCCGGTGGCCCTGCGCGAGGCCAGCGTCGCGCTCGGCGCGCCGGTCTGGAAGACCATCCTGGCGGTGGTCTGGAAGGCGGCCCAGGGCGGCATGCTCACCGGCGCCCTCCTGGCCTTCGCCCGGATCAGCGGCGAGACCGCGCCCTTGCTGTTCACCGCCCTCAACAACCAGTTCCTGAGCCTCGACCTAGGCAAGCCCACCGCCAACCTGCCGGTGGTGATCTTCCAGTACGCCCTGTCGGCCTACGACGACTGGCGCAGGCTCGCCTGGGCCGGCGCCATGCTGATCGCGGTCGCGGTGCTCGCCGTCACCATCATCGCCCGCCTCTCCACCCGGGAGCCGAAACGCTCATGA
- the pstC gene encoding phosphate ABC transporter permease subunit PstC translates to MSAETDQVETAPARTAKGVVFDRTFEALCFAAATLLLTALGGLIVSLAIGGWPAFRTFGLRFFYTSTWDPVQEVYGASGAIVGTLITSALALAFALPFALGVAIFLVELCPERLRRPIGTAVELLAGIPSIVYGMWGLFVFAPWFAKHVQMPAMMASPPGSVWEKLTAGVPNGANILSASLILAIMILPFIAATMRELLLTIPPAVRESAYGLGSTTFEVIRKVSIPYVRSGAVGAIMLGLGRALGETMAVTFIIGNAHGFPSSLFASGATIASTIANEFAEATGELHTASLVALGLVLFIITFAVLALARLLIGRQAHS, encoded by the coding sequence ATGAGCGCCGAGACGGATCAAGTCGAGACCGCGCCCGCCCGCACGGCCAAGGGCGTGGTCTTCGACCGCACCTTCGAGGCCCTGTGCTTCGCGGCGGCGACCCTGCTGCTCACCGCCCTCGGCGGCCTCATCGTCAGCCTGGCGATCGGCGGCTGGCCCGCCTTCCGGACCTTCGGCCTGAGGTTCTTCTACACCTCCACCTGGGACCCGGTGCAGGAGGTCTATGGCGCGTCCGGCGCTATCGTCGGCACCCTGATCACCTCGGCCCTGGCGCTGGCCTTCGCCCTGCCGTTCGCCCTGGGCGTGGCGATCTTCCTGGTCGAGCTCTGTCCCGAGCGCCTGCGCCGCCCGATCGGCACGGCGGTGGAGCTGCTCGCCGGCATCCCCTCGATCGTCTACGGCATGTGGGGGCTGTTCGTCTTCGCTCCCTGGTTCGCCAAGCACGTCCAGATGCCGGCGATGATGGCCTCGCCTCCCGGCTCGGTGTGGGAGAAGCTGACGGCCGGGGTGCCGAACGGGGCCAACATCCTCTCCGCTTCGCTCATCCTGGCGATCATGATCCTGCCGTTCATCGCGGCGACCATGCGCGAGCTCCTCCTGACGATCCCGCCGGCGGTGCGCGAGAGCGCCTATGGCCTCGGCTCGACCACCTTCGAGGTGATCCGCAAGGTCTCGATCCCCTACGTCCGCTCCGGCGCGGTGGGGGCGATCATGCTCGGCCTCGGCCGCGCGCTCGGCGAGACCATGGCGGTCACCTTCATCATCGGCAACGCGCACGGCTTCCCGAGCTCGCTGTTCGCCTCGGGGGCGACCATCGCCTCGACCATCGCCAACGAATTCGCCGAGGCCACCGGCGAGCTGCACACCGCCTCCCTGGTGGCCCTGGGCCTCGTGCTCTTCATCATCACCTTCGCGGTCCTGGCGCTCGCCAGGCTGCTCATCGGCCGGCAGGCGCACTCATGA
- the pstS gene encoding phosphate ABC transporter substrate-binding protein PstS, which translates to MIRRVFLALAATAALAAPLAGCSGKGGEAKAPAGPQISGAGATFPAPLYAKWAEAQKQATGLTLNYQAIGSGGGIKQIEAKTVAFGASDKPLKPEDLEKNGLLQFPTVMGGVVPVANLPGVTPGGLKLTGPLLADIYLGKVTKWSDPAIAALNAGAKLPNLPITVVHRSDGSGTSFLFTSYLTTVAPQWAKVGASDSVAWPAGLGGKGNDGVAAMVKQTPGAIGYVEYAYAKQNGMTYALLQNASGAFVAPTAANFAAAAAGADWTKAPGFYLLLLNQPGKDAWPITGATFILMHRQQSDAATAKAVLSFYDWAFKNGDAQAQALDYVPLPDAVKTLVRQSWSGVVGPDGKPVYQPAS; encoded by the coding sequence ATGATCAGACGAGTTTTCCTGGCGCTCGCCGCCACGGCCGCCCTGGCGGCGCCCCTGGCGGGCTGCTCCGGCAAGGGTGGTGAGGCCAAGGCCCCGGCCGGGCCGCAGATTTCCGGCGCCGGCGCGACCTTCCCGGCGCCGCTCTACGCCAAGTGGGCCGAGGCCCAGAAGCAGGCCACCGGCCTGACCCTCAACTACCAGGCCATCGGCTCCGGCGGCGGCATCAAGCAGATCGAGGCCAAGACCGTGGCCTTCGGCGCGTCCGACAAGCCGCTGAAGCCGGAGGACCTCGAGAAAAACGGCCTCCTGCAGTTCCCGACCGTGATGGGCGGGGTCGTGCCGGTGGCCAACCTGCCGGGCGTGACCCCCGGCGGCCTCAAGCTCACCGGCCCGCTGCTCGCCGACATCTACCTCGGCAAGGTGACCAAGTGGTCGGACCCGGCCATCGCCGCGCTCAACGCCGGCGCCAAACTGCCGAACCTGCCGATCACGGTGGTGCACCGCTCGGACGGCTCGGGCACCAGCTTCCTGTTCACCAGCTACCTGACGACGGTCGCTCCGCAGTGGGCCAAGGTCGGCGCCTCCGACAGCGTCGCTTGGCCGGCCGGGCTCGGCGGCAAGGGCAACGACGGCGTCGCCGCCATGGTCAAGCAGACCCCCGGCGCGATCGGCTACGTCGAGTACGCCTACGCCAAGCAGAACGGCATGACCTACGCGCTGCTGCAGAACGCCTCGGGCGCCTTCGTGGCCCCGACGGCCGCCAACTTCGCCGCCGCCGCGGCGGGCGCGGACTGGACCAAGGCGCCCGGGTTCTACCTGCTGCTGCTCAACCAGCCGGGGAAGGACGCCTGGCCGATCACCGGCGCCACCTTCATCCTGATGCACCGCCAGCAGAGCGACGCGGCGACCGCCAAGGCCGTGCTCTCCTTCTATGACTGGGCCTTCAAGAACGGCGACGCCCAGGCCCAGGCGCTCGACTACGTGCCGCTGCCGGACGCGGTGAAGACCCTGGTGCGCCAGAGCTGGTCGGGCGTGGTCGGACCGGACGGCAAGCCGGTCTACCAGCCGGCGTCCTGA
- the pstS gene encoding phosphate ABC transporter substrate-binding protein PstS: MFKTLAAALGVALTVGASTVAQAATITGAGATFPAPVYAKWAESYKASTGTALNYQAIGSGGGIKQINAKTVDFGASDKPLKPEDQEKNGLTQFPTVMGGVVPVMNLEGFKPGQIKLTGTQLADIYRGVIKRWDDPLLQLTNKGLAMPHLPITVVHRSDGSGTTFLFTSYLAMKAPHWASDVGASDSVNWPTGLGGKGNDGVAAMVKQTPGAIGYVEYAYAKQNNLTYALMQNKAGKFVAPTAPAFAAAAAGADWSKAPGFYLLLLDQPGANSWPITGATFILMHKEQANPAAGAEVLKFFDWAYKNGDAAAQQLDYVPMPASVKTLIRKAWSQQIKAGGKAVYASR, encoded by the coding sequence ATGTTCAAGACCCTCGCAGCCGCCCTGGGCGTCGCGCTCACCGTGGGCGCTTCGACCGTGGCTCAGGCGGCCACCATCACCGGCGCCGGCGCGACCTTCCCGGCGCCCGTCTACGCCAAGTGGGCGGAGAGTTATAAGGCCTCCACCGGCACGGCCCTGAACTACCAGGCGATCGGCTCCGGCGGCGGCATCAAGCAGATCAACGCCAAGACCGTCGACTTCGGGGCTTCCGACAAGCCGCTGAAGCCGGAAGACCAGGAAAAGAACGGCCTGACCCAGTTCCCGACCGTCATGGGCGGCGTCGTGCCGGTCATGAACCTGGAAGGCTTCAAGCCGGGCCAGATCAAGCTCACCGGCACCCAGCTCGCCGACATCTACCGCGGGGTGATCAAGCGCTGGGACGACCCGCTGCTGCAGCTCACCAACAAGGGCCTGGCCATGCCGCACCTGCCGATCACGGTGGTGCACCGCTCGGACGGCTCGGGGACGACCTTCCTGTTCACCAGCTACCTCGCCATGAAGGCCCCGCACTGGGCCTCGGACGTCGGCGCCTCGGACAGCGTGAACTGGCCGACCGGGCTCGGCGGCAAGGGCAACGACGGCGTCGCCGCCATGGTCAAGCAGACCCCCGGCGCGATCGGCTACGTCGAGTACGCCTACGCCAAGCAGAACAACCTCACCTACGCCCTGATGCAGAACAAGGCCGGCAAGTTCGTCGCCCCGACCGCCCCGGCCTTCGCCGCGGCCGCGGCGGGCGCCGACTGGTCCAAGGCCCCGGGCTTCTACCTGCTGCTGCTCGACCAGCCGGGCGCGAACTCCTGGCCGATCACCGGCGCCACCTTCATCCTGATGCACAAGGAGCAGGCCAATCCGGCGGCCGGCGCTGAGGTGCTGAAGTTCTTCGACTGGGCCTACAAGAACGGCGACGCCGCGGCCCAGCAGCTCGACTACGTGCCGATGCCGGCGAGCGTGAAGACGCTGATCCGCAAGGCCTGGAGCCAGCAGATCAAGGCGGGCGGCAAGGCCGTCTACGCCAGCCGCTAA
- a CDS encoding DUF2188 domain-containing protein — MTRILAVRPAAFGWSLRIDAQDGFQVFTTGAQAEAAARRLAHRLADAGEPAEVLIYLRDGSLAGRLRATPRAPAVAA, encoded by the coding sequence ATGACCCGCATCCTCGCCGTTCGTCCCGCCGCCTTCGGCTGGAGCCTGCGCATCGACGCGCAGGACGGCTTCCAGGTGTTCACCACCGGGGCGCAGGCCGAGGCCGCCGCCCGGCGCCTAGCCCATCGGCTCGCCGACGCCGGCGAGCCGGCCGAAGTCCTGATCTACCTCCGCGACGGCAGCCTGGCCGGTCGATTGCGCGCAACGCCCCGCGCGCCGGCGGTCGCCGCGTGA
- a CDS encoding UDP-2,3-diacylglucosamine diphosphatase translates to MTQTLRCRTAFISDVHLGTKGCQAEQLLEFIRVLDCETLYLVGDIVDGWKMKSGWFWPQAHNDVVQKILRLARKGVKVVYVPGNHDDRVRDFCGVHFGGVVVARDAIHEAADGKRYLVTHGDEFDGVIQHARWLAFLGDWGYRALLGLNTHFNRLRHVMGLGYWSLSAYVKHRVKNAVAFIDKFEAAMVEEARRRGVQGVICGHIHHAEMRDIDGVAYVNDGDWVESCTAVVERFDGGLEVVRWHEVRDRYAEAGLGELPGAEPLAA, encoded by the coding sequence ATGACGCAGACGCTGCGCTGCCGCACCGCCTTCATCTCGGACGTCCACCTGGGGACCAAGGGGTGCCAGGCCGAGCAACTGCTCGAGTTCATCCGGGTGCTCGACTGCGAGACGCTCTACCTGGTCGGCGATATCGTCGACGGCTGGAAGATGAAGAGCGGCTGGTTCTGGCCCCAGGCGCACAACGACGTGGTCCAGAAAATCCTTCGCCTGGCCCGCAAGGGCGTGAAGGTCGTCTATGTGCCCGGCAACCACGACGACCGGGTGCGCGACTTCTGCGGCGTCCACTTCGGGGGCGTGGTGGTGGCGCGCGACGCCATCCACGAGGCGGCCGACGGCAAGCGCTACCTCGTCACCCACGGGGACGAGTTCGACGGGGTGATCCAGCACGCCCGCTGGCTGGCCTTCCTGGGCGACTGGGGCTACCGGGCGCTGCTCGGCCTCAACACCCATTTCAACCGCCTTCGCCACGTCATGGGCCTCGGCTACTGGAGCCTTTCGGCCTATGTGAAGCACCGCGTGAAGAACGCGGTCGCCTTCATCGACAAGTTCGAGGCGGCCATGGTTGAGGAAGCTCGCCGGCGCGGCGTTCAGGGCGTGATCTGCGGTCACATCCACCATGCCGAGATGCGCGACATCGACGGCGTCGCCTACGTCAACGACGGGGACTGGGTCGAGAGCTGCACGGCGGTCGTCGAGCGCTTCGACGGCGGCCTCGAGGTAGTCCGCTGGCACGAGGTCCGCGACCGGTACGCCGAGGCCGGTCTTGGCGAGCTGCCCGGCGCGGAGCCCCTGGCGGCCTAA
- the phoB gene encoding phosphate regulon transcriptional regulator PhoB has translation MTPYIMVVEDEDALATLLTYNLEKEGFRVEHAGDGEEALLKVEEETPDLILLDWMLPKVSGVEVCRQLRARLETKRTPVLMLTARGEETDKIRGLDTGADDYVVKPFAMSELTARIRALLRRARPELVDERLEYADIVLDRGSRRVTRSGRNVHLGPTEFRLLDFLMQRPGRVFSRERLMDAVWGPNTYVELRTVDVHVGRLRKALRANGSDDPIRTVRSAGYSLDQQG, from the coding sequence GTGACGCCGTACATCATGGTGGTCGAGGACGAGGACGCTCTCGCCACCCTCCTGACCTACAACCTCGAGAAGGAGGGTTTCCGCGTCGAGCACGCCGGCGACGGCGAGGAGGCGCTGCTCAAGGTCGAGGAGGAGACGCCCGACCTGATCCTGCTCGACTGGATGCTGCCCAAGGTCTCCGGCGTCGAGGTCTGCCGCCAGCTCCGCGCGCGGCTGGAGACCAAGCGCACCCCGGTGCTGATGCTGACCGCCCGCGGCGAGGAGACCGACAAGATCCGCGGCCTCGACACCGGCGCCGACGACTACGTGGTCAAGCCCTTCGCCATGAGCGAGCTCACCGCCCGCATCCGCGCCCTGCTGCGCCGGGCGCGGCCGGAGCTGGTCGACGAGCGCCTGGAATACGCCGACATCGTCCTCGACCGCGGCAGCCGCCGGGTGACGCGCTCGGGCCGCAACGTCCACCTTGGGCCCACCGAGTTCCGCCTGCTCGACTTCCTGATGCAGCGGCCCGGCCGGGTGTTCAGCCGCGAGCGCCTGATGGACGCCGTCTGGGGCCCCAACACCTATGTCGAGCTGCGCACGGTCGACGTCCATGTGGGACGCCTGCGCAAGGCGCTGCGCGCCAACGGCTCGGACGACCCGATCCGCACGGTCCGCTCGGCTGGCTACTCCCTGGACCAGCAGGGGTGA
- the phoU gene encoding phosphate signaling complex protein PhoU, translating to MAQPIPKSSYAAELRALVAEVIRMGGLAEAQVVDAVDAVVRRDVPLAQALIVRDLRLDDMQADIERRALSLIADQGPSDEDLRRAVSTMKLAMNLERCGDLARNIAKRSLVLSGSDPVLPLMSAIQRMGRLVAARLREVLDAYAAQEMDAAMAVWRRDEEVDEHYESIFRELLTLMANEPDTVAPGAHLLFIAKNLERIGDHATNIAEILHFQLTGEELSQPRPKVSLLEADRPRDTPQ from the coding sequence GTGGCCCAACCGATTCCCAAGAGTTCCTACGCCGCCGAGCTGCGGGCCCTGGTGGCGGAGGTCATCCGCATGGGCGGCCTCGCCGAAGCCCAGGTGGTCGATGCGGTCGACGCCGTGGTGCGCCGCGACGTGCCGCTGGCCCAGGCGCTGATCGTCCGCGACCTGCGGCTCGACGACATGCAGGCCGACATCGAGCGGCGCGCGCTCTCGCTGATCGCCGACCAGGGACCCTCCGACGAAGACCTGCGCCGGGCGGTCTCGACCATGAAGCTGGCGATGAACCTCGAGCGCTGCGGCGACCTGGCGCGCAACATCGCCAAGCGCAGCCTGGTGCTCTCCGGCTCCGACCCGGTGCTGCCGCTAATGAGCGCCATCCAGCGCATGGGCCGCCTGGTGGCCGCGCGCCTGCGCGAGGTGCTCGACGCCTACGCCGCCCAGGAGATGGACGCGGCCATGGCCGTCTGGCGCCGCGACGAGGAAGTCGACGAGCACTACGAGAGCATCTTCCGCGAGCTGCTCACGCTGATGGCCAACGAACCGGACACGGTGGCGCCCGGCGCCCACCTGCTGTTCATCGCCAAGAACCTGGAGCGCATCGGCGACCACGCCACCAACATTGCCGAGATCCTCCACTTCCAGCTGACCGGCGAGGAGCTCTCGCAGCCCCGGCCGAAGGTCAGCCTGCTGGAAGCCGACCGTCCGAGGGATACGCCGCAGTGA
- a CDS encoding SDR family oxidoreductase, which produces MGLEGKRILVVGGGSGIGYAVAEAALAEGARAVVASSNPDKITAAAARLGAGAEGRPLDVTDEGGVQAFFDADHAFDHIVFTAGDWGGMRRGTLESLDLAAAADTFKVRFWGAVAVAKHGARRLPAGGSFTLTNGTIAHRPSKGSAISTAMAGGLEHLTRALAVELAPIRVNCVCPAMISTEIWDSLIPAEIREERIALMTQRQLIPRIGTPQETAQAYLYSMKGGYTTGQVLMVEGGVMLGG; this is translated from the coding sequence ATGGGTCTCGAAGGCAAGCGCATCCTGGTGGTCGGCGGCGGCTCGGGGATCGGCTACGCGGTGGCCGAGGCCGCCCTGGCCGAGGGCGCGAGGGCGGTGGTCGCTTCCTCCAACCCGGATAAGATCACCGCCGCGGCGGCCCGGCTCGGGGCCGGCGCGGAGGGCCGCCCGCTGGACGTGACGGACGAGGGCGGCGTGCAGGCCTTCTTCGACGCCGATCATGCTTTCGACCACATCGTCTTCACCGCCGGCGACTGGGGCGGCATGCGGCGCGGCACGCTCGAAAGCCTCGACCTCGCCGCCGCGGCCGACACCTTCAAGGTCCGTTTCTGGGGCGCGGTGGCGGTGGCCAAGCATGGCGCGCGCCGGCTGCCGGCCGGCGGCTCCTTCACCCTGACCAACGGCACCATCGCCCACAGACCCTCGAAGGGCAGCGCCATCTCCACGGCCATGGCCGGCGGGCTCGAGCACCTGACCCGCGCGCTCGCCGTCGAATTGGCCCCGATCCGGGTGAACTGCGTCTGCCCCGCCATGATCAGCACCGAGATCTGGGACAGCCTGATCCCGGCGGAGATCCGCGAGGAGCGCATCGCCCTGATGACCCAGCGCCAACTCATCCCACGCATCGGCACGCCCCAGGAGACGGCGCAGGCCTACCTCTATTCGATGAAGGGCGGCTACACGACCGGCCAGGTGCTGATGGTCGAGGGCGGGGTGATGCTGGGCGGCTAG